From Paraburkholderia acidisoli, one genomic window encodes:
- a CDS encoding SMC family protein: protein MRPLTLTLEGFHGVRDGMRRESVTLDLESLPVGLIALKGKNGAGKSTLMDNLHPYRIMPSHAAKLSVDAFSYWDHVSGPHAQKILEWDHANVRYRSTFAFRKPGKTNKAEYFLAWRDSAGLWQPFTAPDGTRSDGKADTYDRCVESVCGSLESFFTSVFSAQNRRPLASYNASEIKSLFAELLHIDHLRALSAKAGEVAKVLGGKLDAIQRELAALSQKREALTATERAIATDIESIAAARREREGLLATAQTLTQQRATLAAKQAESATVEARLRELEKQRGEINASLSRVASQAAELLRHLDERRAVLGKSVVTHEATLSQRARIEGAQAQCDQARLIIGREEARIQALQNDIAQLEPQQTVLTDASAALQGVHEQGQTKAALLATLQQQAAVIDQVPCTGHAMHASCPLLAQAREASSRAAEQRISIEQLRTNYRERKAVVETLTPVVAGLAPRRVALKEAADALSKARCDLQTATTLAARKPLLEAAAVALSEARTELAGVDAQRSKVTEHRDAETKRLESALQDIQTEVSRLSALDVSAAIAGLDRQMVANREASAALDARIEALIRQHATRETQRDAMTTELAGFDATRSRADLLSGEVAHWKLLAKGLGNDGLVALTIDDAGPALTQTVNDLLLACYGPRFTVEIRTQRELANGDLREGFEILVHDADNDSTKAVSVMSGGQKVWINECLTRGIALYLARHAGQPYGTLFSDESDGPLDPERKAQFMKMKREVLRQGGYEREFFISQTPDLLLEADAVIDVEAMAG from the coding sequence ATGCGACCACTGACCCTCACGCTCGAAGGCTTTCACGGCGTGCGGGACGGCATGCGTCGCGAGAGCGTCACGCTCGATCTCGAGTCGCTGCCCGTTGGCCTGATTGCCCTCAAGGGGAAGAACGGCGCGGGCAAGTCGACGCTGATGGACAACCTGCATCCGTACCGGATCATGCCCTCGCACGCCGCGAAGCTCTCCGTCGACGCCTTCTCGTACTGGGACCACGTGAGTGGTCCTCATGCGCAGAAGATCCTCGAATGGGACCACGCAAACGTGCGATACCGCTCGACCTTCGCCTTCCGCAAACCCGGCAAGACCAACAAGGCGGAATATTTCCTTGCGTGGCGTGATAGCGCCGGTCTCTGGCAACCTTTCACGGCGCCCGATGGTACGCGATCAGACGGGAAGGCGGACACCTACGACCGCTGCGTCGAGTCGGTGTGCGGTTCGCTCGAATCGTTTTTTACGAGTGTGTTTTCCGCGCAGAACCGGCGACCGCTTGCCTCCTATAACGCCAGCGAGATCAAGTCGCTGTTTGCAGAGCTGCTTCACATCGATCACCTGCGGGCGTTGTCGGCGAAAGCCGGCGAGGTCGCAAAGGTGCTTGGTGGCAAGCTTGATGCGATTCAGCGCGAACTCGCTGCCCTGAGCCAGAAGCGGGAAGCGCTGACGGCGACGGAGCGCGCGATCGCAACGGATATCGAGTCAATTGCGGCTGCACGGCGCGAGCGCGAGGGCCTTCTGGCCACCGCGCAGACGCTTACGCAGCAGCGGGCCACGCTGGCAGCGAAGCAGGCGGAATCGGCCACGGTCGAGGCACGCCTTCGTGAGCTGGAGAAGCAGCGTGGCGAGATCAATGCATCGCTCTCGCGCGTGGCTTCGCAGGCCGCTGAGCTTCTCAGGCATCTCGATGAACGGCGCGCAGTACTTGGAAAGAGTGTTGTCACGCACGAAGCCACGCTCTCGCAACGCGCAAGGATCGAAGGCGCCCAGGCGCAGTGCGATCAGGCCCGGTTGATCATTGGTCGCGAAGAGGCGCGGATTCAGGCACTTCAGAACGACATCGCACAGCTGGAGCCGCAGCAGACTGTCCTGACTGACGCGAGTGCCGCGCTGCAAGGCGTGCACGAGCAGGGGCAGACGAAAGCGGCCTTGCTGGCGACGTTGCAGCAGCAGGCAGCCGTGATCGATCAGGTGCCGTGTACGGGTCATGCCATGCACGCGTCCTGTCCGTTGCTTGCCCAGGCGCGCGAGGCGTCGTCCAGAGCGGCCGAACAGCGCATTTCCATCGAGCAGCTTCGCACGAACTACCGTGAGCGCAAGGCGGTCGTGGAAACGCTGACGCCCGTCGTGGCCGGGCTTGCGCCCAGGCGCGTCGCGTTGAAGGAGGCGGCAGACGCGTTGTCAAAAGCGCGTTGCGATCTGCAGACAGCAACGACACTTGCAGCGCGCAAGCCGCTTCTCGAGGCGGCCGCGGTAGCGCTGTCGGAGGCGCGGACGGAGCTGGCGGGCGTCGACGCACAACGCTCGAAGGTCACAGAGCATCGTGACGCCGAGACGAAGCGTCTGGAAAGTGCCTTGCAGGATATCCAGACGGAAGTCTCGCGACTTTCGGCACTCGATGTCTCGGCCGCCATCGCAGGTCTGGATCGGCAGATGGTCGCGAACCGCGAGGCCAGTGCTGCGCTCGACGCACGTATCGAGGCATTGATCCGTCAGCATGCGACGCGCGAAACACAGCGCGACGCCATGACGACGGAACTTGCTGGTTTCGATGCGACCCGTTCGCGGGCTGACCTGCTGTCCGGGGAGGTCGCGCACTGGAAGCTGCTCGCGAAGGGCCTTGGGAATGATGGTCTGGTTGCGCTGACCATCGACGACGCAGGCCCGGCATTGACGCAGACGGTCAATGACCTGCTGCTTGCGTGCTATGGACCGCGTTTCACGGTCGAGATCCGCACGCAGCGTGAGCTTGCAAATGGTGACCTGCGCGAAGGTTTCGAGATCCTCGTCCACGATGCCGACAACGACAGCACCAAGGCGGTATCGGTGATGTCGGGCGGCCAGAAGGTCTGGATCAACGAATGCCTTACGCGCGGGATTGCGCTGTATCTCGCACGCCATGCCGGTCAGCCGTACGGGACCCTGTTCAGCGACGAGTCCGATGGACCGCTCGACCCTGAACGCAAGGCGCAGTTCATGAAGATGAAGCGCGAAGTCCTCCGCCAGGGCGGCTACGAACGTGAATTCTTCATTTCGCAGACACCGGACCTCCTGCTCGAAGCCGATGCGGTTATCGACGTCGAGGCAATGGCTGGTTGA